One window from the genome of [Clostridium] celerecrescens 18A encodes:
- a CDS encoding peptidylprolyl isomerase, whose protein sequence is MKGQFKIMGKVLLAAAAVIALLSGCRANIPLVSESLETKAYTLSQSMVIVATERNRYQQIYTNQIWGVDLPGGQTFETYLVDQVKEFLQEMKMMNLLAKNKGVTLTSAEKEEVRKASEEYFSSLTKEDISYMGATETDVRTMYEEYYLSNKVVDELTKDMNLEISDSEAKVIQVDQIVMSDVDAASTVLLKAEAEGADFSVLAREYSENPVTTYKIGRGENPGPYEDAAFSLSAGQISQVVEDNGKYYIIRCVNDYDQDATQERKAGLYRKRKKEAFDQIYSQFKKDNPITFSNEIWKDVKFSKDDRTTTTNFFEIYKKYFSD, encoded by the coding sequence ATGAAAGGACAATTTAAGATTATGGGAAAAGTCCTTCTGGCTGCTGCAGCGGTAATTGCCTTGCTGTCCGGGTGCAGGGCGAATATCCCCCTTGTTTCTGAATCTTTGGAGACAAAGGCGTATACGCTGTCCCAATCCATGGTGATCGTGGCTACGGAAAGAAACCGGTACCAGCAGATTTATACCAATCAGATCTGGGGAGTGGACTTACCAGGCGGTCAGACCTTTGAAACCTATCTGGTGGATCAGGTGAAGGAATTTCTTCAGGAAATGAAAATGATGAATCTCCTGGCTAAGAATAAGGGAGTCACCCTGACAAGTGCGGAAAAGGAAGAAGTCCGTAAAGCGTCAGAAGAATACTTTTCTTCCCTGACAAAGGAAGATATCTCTTACATGGGAGCCACAGAAACGGATGTGAGGACGATGTATGAGGAATATTACCTGTCCAATAAGGTAGTGGATGAACTGACAAAGGATATGAATCTGGAGATCAGCGACAGCGAAGCCAAAGTAATCCAGGTGGATCAGATCGTTATGTCTGATGTGGATGCAGCTTCGACTGTGCTTTTAAAGGCAGAAGCAGAGGGGGCTGATTTTTCTGTGCTTGCCAGGGAGTATTCCGAAAATCCTGTTACCACATACAAAATCGGCAGAGGGGAGAATCCTGGCCCCTATGAAGATGCTGCCTTTTCTCTATCTGCAGGCCAGATCAGTCAGGTTGTGGAGGATAATGGCAAATATTATATTATCCGGTGCGTAAATGATTATGATCAGGACGCCACCCAGGAGAGAAAAGCCGGGCTGTACCGCAAACGGAAAAAGGAAGCTTTTGATCAGATTTATTCCCAGTTTAAGAAAGATAATCCGATTACTTTCAGCAATGAGATATGGAAAGATGTAAAGTTTTCCAAAGATGACAGAACAACTACCACGAATTTTTTTGAAATCTATAAGAAGTATTTTTCTGACTAA
- a CDS encoding AAA family ATPase, protein MIYIKSVYFNKKKAYNDSGYEFNIPAIKQLTEQKELKFSTDVTFFVGENGVGKSTLLESLAIASGFNPEGGTRNFNFSTKDTHSQLSDYLVLSKSHVKARDGFFYRAESFYNVSTNIDELDSDVRLLDSYGGISLHKQSHGEGFLSLIKNRFGGNGLYILDEPEAALSPSRQMSLICLIDQLVERNSQFIIATHSPILMAFPNATIYQIDDKGFKTVKLEETEHYIITKAFANNYKKMISELLD, encoded by the coding sequence ATGATATACATTAAATCTGTTTATTTTAATAAGAAAAAGGCGTATAATGATTCTGGATATGAGTTTAATATACCTGCAATAAAACAACTAACTGAACAAAAGGAATTGAAATTTTCTACAGATGTTACTTTTTTTGTGGGTGAGAATGGAGTAGGTAAGTCGACTCTTTTAGAAAGCCTGGCCATTGCTTCTGGATTTAATCCGGAAGGTGGAACAAGGAACTTTAATTTCTCGACGAAGGATACACATTCTCAATTATCAGATTATTTAGTTTTATCAAAAAGCCATGTTAAAGCAAGAGATGGTTTCTTTTACCGGGCAGAGAGCTTTTATAATGTATCTACAAATATTGATGAGCTTGACAGCGATGTTCGATTATTAGATAGTTATGGAGGAATATCTTTGCACAAACAGTCCCATGGAGAAGGTTTTCTTTCGTTAATCAAGAATCGATTTGGCGGTAATGGACTTTATATTCTGGATGAACCGGAAGCAGCACTTTCGCCTTCCAGACAGATGAGCTTGATTTGCCTGATCGATCAATTGGTTGAGAGAAATTCACAATTTATCATTGCAACACATTCTCCTATTTTAATGGCATTTCCCAATGCAACGATATACCAAATTGATGATAAGGGGTTTAAAACTGTTAAACTAGAAGAAACGGAGCATTATATTATTACAAAAGCTTTTGCTAATAACTATAAAAAAATGATTTCTGAGCTGCTTGATTAA